The following proteins come from a genomic window of Diadema setosum chromosome 20, eeDiaSeto1, whole genome shotgun sequence:
- the LOC140243390 gene encoding galanin receptor type 2-like yields MSTAMSQRFTAFFTEELLTEEIEVLDDTTISYSFEWSWKHVSWPWWQILQLIFAMVGVIGNLLVILVLFRWRRRRCSTDTLIAGLAVADLMTSIFVIPHDEIDTLPNTPLGQLYCRVVHSSVLMWTSICASIFTLTTIAIERLMAIRYPFTYQRLFTAHRSTIALGFIWVLAFVVNTYSLYITYIKEGACIVQFPSPTFQKVVGVALFLIEYVVPVIVMVFAHILTIRSLRVRTQNLTSGTEQQKHALKLLTARRRVIRLLLIVIVTFVICWTPDQLGFLAFNVGLVHYTHLYSPLYRVFVVLAFANSCVNPIIYASRNPNFRRAVKDLCGGVSSIGLQSVFGGIDDSRMADPTDITELPSIDKPRE; encoded by the coding sequence ATGTCGACCGCGATGTCACAAAGGTTCACTGCTTTCTTTACCGAGGAGTTGCTGACGGAGGAGATCGAAGTTCTCGATGACACAACTATATCGTATTCATTCGAGTGGTCGTGGAAACATGTCTCCTGGCCGTGGTGGCAGATCCTCCAACTTATCTTCGCCATGGTCGGCGTTATTGGCAACCTCCTGGTCATCCTCGTGCTCTTTCGATGGCGGCGTAGACGCTGTTCCACTGATACGTTGATTGCGGGGCTGGCCGTCGCCGACCTCATGACGTCTATCTTTGTTATCCCCCACGATGAGATCGACACTCTCCCGAATACACCGCTAGGCCAACTCTACTGCCGCGTCGTCCACTCATCAGTGCTCATGTGGACATCGATATGTGCCTCGATTTTCACCCTGACGACGATTGCGATCGAGAGGTTGATGGCCATTCGTTATCCGTTCACCTACCAACGTCTGTTCACAGCACATAGAAGCACGATCGCGCTCGGGTTCATTTGGGTTTTGGCCTTCGTCGTTAACACATACAGTCTTTACATCACGTACATTAAAGAAGGCGCATGTATTGTGCAATTCCCTTCACCGACTTTCCAGAAAGTTGTTGGAGTGGCTCTGTTTCTCATCGAGTATGTCGTACCAGTCATTGTGATGGTTTTCGCGCACATCCTGACGATAAGAAGTCTGCGTGTGCGAACACAAAACCTGACGTCGGGCACGGAGCAGCAGAAACACGCCCTGAAACTCCTGACGGCTCGACGTCGAGTCATCCGGCTCCTTCTGATCGTCATCGTCACCTTCGTCATTTGCTGGACTCCCGACCAGCTCGGCTTTCTCGCCTTCAACGTCGGTCTTGTCCACTACACCCACCTGTACAGTCCCCTCTACCGCGTTTTTGTTGTCTTGGCCTTTGCGAACTCGTGTGTGAACCCCATCATCTACGCCTCCCGGAACCCTAACTTCAGGCGGGCGGTCAAGGACCTCTGTGGCGGAGTGTCCAGTATCGGGTTACAGTCCGTTTTCGGCGGCATTGACGATAGCAGAATGGCGGATCCCACCGACATCACAGAACTGCCTTCGATCGACAAACCTCGGGAATGA
- the LOC140243392 gene encoding arylsulfatase A-like, with amino-acid sequence MTGRYQTRVGAYPLVFRPNSPGGLPLSEITIAEILEPRGYDTYMVGKWHLGIGREREFLPTKQGFHRYYGLPFSNDQCLYPVCTYPDQPCVYADEKVDTCASDDVAPCAVFSDDDIYIQTTDESDNAYARVHHESGDFTNSSRRGIFGNGLFELDAAVGDVMKTVQDAGQTENTLRFFLSDSCLYQKDGNRQTLSQCSKPVIDQQALQDDVNAFTGWCDRNKMSLNTSKTKVMRISWKRHPGHAQYYLNDTQLEEVYEIKYLGVIMNNRMSWDNHVGGNLKEYTLGGSSGPLKCGKFSTYEGGMRVPFIAHWPGQIQPGPSAELGSILDLLPTIASIAGAEVPSIPLDGYDLSEVLFSNNEVNFYMTKRGTDIHADG; translated from the exons ATGACTGGAAGATATCAGACAAGGGTGGGTGCTTACCCGCTGGTTTTCCGCCCAAATTCCCCTGGAGGGCTACCCCTAAGTGAGATCACCATAGCCGAAATCCTGGAACCACGAGGCTACGACACGTACATGGTCGGGAAGTGGCACTTGGGGATAGGAAGGGAACGGGAGTTTTTGCCAACAAAGCAAGGCTTTCATCGCTACTACGGTTTGCCTTTCTCAAATGACCAGTGCCTTTATCCGGTATGCACGTACCCGGATCAGCCCTGCGTCTACGCCGACGAGAAGGTGGACACGTGCGCATCGGACGACGTCGCACCTTGCGCTGTCTTCTCCGATGAtgacatatatatacaaacaaccGATGAATCCGACAACGCTTATGCAAGAGTACACCACGAAA GTGGAGATTTTACGAACTCAAGCCGACGGGGCATTTTTGGTAACGGCCTCTTCGAGCTAGATGCGGCAGTCGGTGACGTCATGAAGACGGTACAAGACGCTGGCCAGACAGAGAACACACTTAGGTTCTTCCTATCAGACAGTTG TCTGTACCAGAAGGATGGAAATCGGCAAACATTGTCCCAGTGTTCAAAGCCGGTGATAG ATCAACAGGCTCTCCAAGATGATGTCAATGCTTTCACAGGCTGGTGTGACAGAAACAAAATGAGCCTGAATACCTCTAAAACTAAAGTCATGAGAATATCCTGGAAAAGACATCCGGGCCATGCACAGTACTACCTCAATGATACGCAACTAGAGGAGGTATACGAAATTAAATACTTGGGTGTCATCATGAACAATCGTATGTCCTGGGATAACCATGTTGG TGGGAACTTGAAAGAATACACACTCGGTGGTAGCAGCGGGCCGCTGAAATGTGGGAAATTTTCGACGTATGAAGGAGGCATGCGAGTCCCCTTCATCGCTCACTGGCCTGGACAAATCCAGCCGGGCCCTTCTGCAGAGCTCGGTAGCATACTAGACCTCCTTCCTACCATTGCCAGCATTGCGGGGGCAGAGGTTCCAAGCATTCCCCTAGATGGATACGATCTGAGCGAAGTGCTTTTTAGCAACAACGAG GTGAATTTCTATATGACCAAGAGGGGAACAGACATCCATGCCGACGGCTGA